A stretch of DNA from Thermovirga sp.:
AGGGGCGAAGGATGGTGATGGCGCCCTCGCCCAGCGTCTGGAAGAGGTCCTTGTCAGGGGTGACGATGACCACGCCCTTGCCGCGCTCCGCTTCCCTCACGGCTGCCGCGGCGATGAGGTCGTCGGCCTCGTAGGCGCCGTCGGCGACGACCCTTATACCCAGTGAGCGAGCCAGATCCATCATGAGGGGCAACTGAAGGATGAACTCCTCCGGCGGGGAGGGCCGGTTGGCCTTGTAGGGAGGGTAAAGCCGCCTTCGGAAGTTGGGCCCGGGGGAATCGAATACCACGGCCCCCTCCTGTGCCCTGGATCTTTCGACGATGCCCATGAGCATTCTTCCAAAGCCATAGACGCCGTTCACCGGTACGCCTTCGGGGGAGCACAGGGGTCGCTTGATGCCGTAATAGGCCC
This window harbors:
- a CDS encoding DNA polymerase I is translated as MTDLILVDGHALAYRAYYGIKRPLCSPEGVPVNGVYGFGRMLMGIVERSRAQEGAVVFDSPGPNFRRRLYPPYKANRPSPPEEFILQLPLMMDLARSLGIRVVADGAYEADDLIAAAAVREAERGKGVVIVTPDKDLFQTLGEGAITILRP